The Pseudomonas sp. MM223 genome segment GTGCCATTGCTGGTGGATGTTGACACCGGCTTCGGTGCGTCGGCCTTCAACGTCGCCCGCACCGTGCGCTCGATGAGCAAGTTCGGCGCTGCCGCCATCCACATCGAGGACCAGGTTGGCGCCAAACGCTGTGGCCACCGCCCGAACAAGGAAATCGTCAGCCAGCAGGAAATGGTCGACCGCATCAAGGCCGCCGTCGATGCCCGTAGCGATGACAGCTTCGTGATCATGGCGCGTACCGATGCCTTGGCTGTCGAAGGCCTTAACGCTGCCCTTGATCGCGCCGAGGCGTGCATCGAGGCCGGCGCCGACATGATCTTCCCGGAAGCCATTACCGAGCTGCAGATGTACAAGACGTTCGCTGATCGGGTGAAGGCACCGATTCTGGCCAACATCACCGAATTTGGCGCCACGCCGTTGTACACCACCGAAGAGCTGGCCTCGGTCGACGTGTCGCTGGTGCTGTACCCGCTGTCGGCGTTCCGTGCCATGAACAAGGCGGCTGAGAACGTGTACACGGCGCTGCGCCGCGACGGCACGCAGAAAAACGTGATCGACACCATGCAGACCCGCATGGAGCTCTACGATGCCATTGGTTACCACGCGTTCGAGCAAAGCCTCGATGCGCTGTTTGCCCAGAAGAAAGGGTAAGTGAATGCCTGTGCTGGCCTCTTCGCGGGGCAAGCCCGCTCCCACAGGTCCAGCACAGTTTGTGAAACATGCGCCGTACCTGTAGGAGCGGGCTTGCCCCGCGAAGAGGCCGGTACAGGCAAACTCGATTAGCCAGATTTCCATAACAAGTTCAAGAAAGGAGAAACACCATGGCCGAAGCAAAAGTACTCAGTGGCGCAGGCCTGCGTGGTCAGGTGGCCGGCCAGACCGCTCTGTCGACCGTGGGCCAGGCTGGTGCCGGGCTGACCTACCGGGGGTACGACGTGCGTGACCTGGCAGCAGGTGCCGAATTTGAAGAAGTCGCTTACCTGCTGCTGTACGGCGAGCCAACCCAGGCCGAACTGGCTGACTACAAGCGCAAGCTCAAGGGCCTGCGTGATCTGCCGCAAGCGTTGAAGGAAGTGCTGGAACGTATCCCGCGTGACGCCCACCCGATGGACGTGATGCGCACCGGCTGCTCGGTACTGGGCACCCTGGAGCCAGAACTCACCTTCGAGGCCCAGCGCGACAAGACCGACCGCCTGCTGGCGCTGTTCCCGGCAGTGATGTGCTACTGGTACCGCTTCACCCACCATGGCGTGCGCATCGATTGCACCAGCGACGAGGACACACTCGGTGGCCACTTCCTGCACCTGCTGCACGGCAAGAAGCCTAGCGAGCTGCACGTCAAGGTCATGAACGTGTCGCTGATCCTGTACGCCGAGCACGAGTTCAACGCCTCGACCTTCACTGCCCGTGTCTGTGCCTCGACCCTGTCCGACCTGTACTCCTGCGTCACCGCTGCCATCGGCTCGCTGCGCGGTCCGCTGCACGGCGGTGCCAACGAAGCAGCGATGGAACTGATCGAGCGCTTCCAGAGCCCGCAGGACGCCACCGCCGAGCTGCTGCGCATGCTTGAGCGCAAGGACAAGATCATGGGCTTTGGCCATGCCATCTACAAAGAGTCCGACCCGCGCAACGAGGTGATCAAGGGCTGGTCGAAGCAGCTGGCCGACGAAGTGGGCGACAAGGTGCTGTACCCGGTGTCCGAAGCCATCGACAAGACCATGTGGGAGCAGAAGCGGCTGTTCCCCAACGCCGACTTCTACCATGCCTCGGCGTACCACTTCATGGGCATACCGACCAAGCTGTTCACCCCGATCTTCGTCTGCTCGCGCCTGACCGGCTGGGCGGCGCACGTCTTCGAGCAGCGCGCCAACAACCGCATCATCCGCCCGAGCGCCGAGTATGTCGGTGTCGAGCAGCGCCAGTTCGTGCCGATCGAACAGCGCTGAACTGAAGCCGCAGGGGCTGCTTTGCAGCCCTTCGCGGCACAAGGCCGCTCCTACAGGACGGCGCAACACCTGTAGGAGCGGCCTTGTGCCGCGAAAGGGGTGCAAAGCACCCCCTTGGGCAGACCTGCAAACCGAATACCGTGACCGAGCCTGATAACGATATGAACACTGCATTCCGCAAGCACCTGCCAGGTACCAACCTGGACTACTTCGATGCCCGTGCGGCGGTCGAGGCGATCAAGCCCGGCGCCTACGACGGCCTGCCTTACACGTCCCGCGTGCTCGCCGAAAACCTGGTGCGCCGCTGCGACCCGGCCACCCTCGACGCCTCGCTGGGCCAACTGATCGAGCGCCAGCGCGACCTTGACTTCCCGTGGTTCCCGGCCCGCGTGGTGTGCCACGACATCCTTGGCCAGACCGCGCTGGTCGACCTCGCCGGCCTGCGTGATGCCATCGCCGACAAAGGCGGCGACCCGGCAGCCGTCAACCCGGTGGTGCCGGTGCAACTGATCGTGGACCACTCGCTGGCAGTGGAGTGCGGTGGCTTCGACCCGCAGGCCTTTGAAAAGAACCGCGCCATCGAAGACCGTCGCAACGAAGACCGCTTCCACTTCATCAACTGGACCAAGAAGGCGTTCAAGAACGTCGACGTGATCCAGCCGGGCAACGGCATCATGCACCAGATCAACCTGGAGAAGATGTCGCCTGTCATCCATAGCGACCACGGCGTGGCTTACCCGGACACCTGCGTCGGCACCGACAGCCACACCCCGCATGTTGACGCCCTGGGTGTGATCGCCATTGGCGTGGGTGGCCTGGAAGCCGAGAACGTGATGCTCGGCCGCGCCTCGTGGATGCGCCTGCCGGAGATCGTCGGCGTCGAGCTGACCGGTAAACTGGCACCGAACATCACTGCCACCGACCTGGTGCTGGCCCTGACCGAATTCCTGCGCAAGCAGAAGGTAGTGGGCGCCTATCTGGAGTTTCATGGTGAAGGTGCCCGCGCCCTGACGCTGGGTGACCGCGCCACCATTTCCAACATGGCGCCGGAGTACGGCGCCACCGCAGCGATGTTCGCCATCGACCAGCAGACCATCGACTACCTGCGCCTGACCGGCCGTGAAGAGCAGCAGGTCAAGCTGGTGGAAACCTACGCCAAGGCTACCGGCTTGTGGGCCGACAGCCTGGGCGCCGCCGTCTACGAGCGTACCTTGAGCTTCGACCTGTCGAGCGTGGTGCGCAACATGGCCGGCCCGTCCAACCCCCACGCCCGTGTCGCCACCAGCGACCTGGCGGCCAAAGGCATCGCCGGCAGTTGGGAAGAAGTGCCGGGGCAAATGCCTGACGGCGCGGTGATCATCGCCGCCATCACCAGCTGCACCAACACCAGCAACCCGCGCAACGTGATTGCCGCAGGCCTCATTGCGCGCAATGCCAACAGGCTGGGCCTGGCCCGCAAGCCGTGGGTCAAGTCGTCGCTGGCGCCAGGCTCCAAAGCCGTGCAGTTGTATCTGGAAGAAGCCGGCCTGGAAAAAGAGCTGGAGCAACTCGGCTTCGGTATCGTCGCCTTCGCCTGCACGACCTGCAACGGGATGTCCGGCGCCCTGGATCCGGTGATCCAGCAAGAAATCATCGACCGTGACCTGTACGCCACCGCTGTACTGTCGGGCAACCGCAACTTCGACGGGCGTATCCACCCGTATGCCAAGCAGGCCTTCCTGGCTTCGCCGCCGCTGGTGGTGGCCTATGCCATTGCCGGTACCATCCGCTTCGATATCGAGAAGGATGTGCTGGGCGTGGTCGATGGCAAGGAAATCCGCCTGAAGGACATCTGGCCGAGCGATGAAGAGATCGACGCCGTGGTGCGTGCTGCGGTCAAGCCCGAGCAGTTCCGCAAGGTGTACATCCCGATGTTCGCCATCGAGGAAGACCGCGGGCCGAAGGTGGCGCCGCTGTACGACTGGCGCCCGATGAGCACCTACATCCGCCGCCCGCCGTATTGGGAAGGTGCGCTGGCCGGTGAGCGTACCCTGCGCGGCATGCGCCCGCTGGCGGTGCTGCCGGACAACATCACCACCGACCACCTGTCGCCGTCCAACGCCATCATGCTCGACAGCGCAGCCGGTGAGTACCTGGCGAAAATGGGCTTGCCGGAAGAGGACTTCAACTCTTACGCCACCCACCGTGGCGACCACCTGACCGCCCAGCGTGCCACATTCGCCAACCCTAAGCTGTTCAACGAAATGGTGCGCAAGGAAGACGGCAGCGTGAAGCAGGGGTCGCTGGCGCGTATCGAGCCGGAAGGCAAGGTCACCCGCATGTGGGAGGCGATCGAGACCTACATGCAGCGCAAGCAGCCGCTGATCATCGTTGCCGGCGCCGACTACGGCCAGGGTTCGTCCCGTGACTGGGCGGCCAAGGGCGTGCGCCTGGCAGGTGTCGAGGCGATCGTCGCCGAAGGCTTCGAGCGCATTCACCGCACCAACCTGGTGGGCATGGGCGTGCTGCCGCTGGAGTTCAAGCCCGGCACCGACCGCAAGACCTTGGGCCTGGATGGCAGCGAGACCTACGACGTGCTGGGCGCGCGTACGCCAAGGGCGACGTTGACCCTGGTGGTTACCCGCAGCAATGGCGAGTGCCTGGAAGTGCCGGTGACCTGCCGCCTGGATACCGCCGAGGAAGTGTCCATCTACGAGGCGGGCGGGGTGTTGCAGCGCTTTGCCCAGGACTTCCTCGAAGCGACCGCTTGAGCATGAAACGGGGGCCGCTTTGCGGCCCTTTCGCGACACAAGGCCGCTCCCACAACGGGCGGCGCAGTACCTGTGGGAGCGGCCTTGTGTCGCGAAAGGGCTGCAAAGCAGCCCCAGGGTATTTCACCGGACTATCAGGATGCCCAAGACAATGGCACATGTACCCCAGATCAAAATCCCCGCCACCTACATCCGTGGCGGAACCAGCAAAGGCGTGTTCTTCCGCCTGCAAGACCTCCCCGAGCAGGCGCAGATCCCCGGCCCTGCCCGTGATGCGTTGCTGCTGCGGGTAATCGGCAGCCCCGACCCCTACGGCAAGCAGATCGACGGCATGGGCGGTGCAACATCCAGCACCAGCAAGACCGTGATCCTGTCGCCAAGTATCAAGCCTGAGCACGATGTCGATTATCTGTTCGGCCAGGTCAGCATCGACAAGGCCTTCGTCGACTGGAGCGGCAACTGCGGCAACCTGTCTGCTGCGGTGGGTTCGTTCGCCATCAGCAGCGGCCTGGTCGACCCGACGCGCATTCCGCGCAACGGCGTCGCCACGGTGCGCATCTGGCAGGCCAACATCGGCAAGACCATCATCGCCCACGTACCGATCACCGAAGGCGAAGTGCAGGAAACCGGCGATTTCGAACTGGACGGGGTAACCTTCCCGGCCGCCGAAGTGCAGCTGGAGTTCCTTGACCCGGCAGCCGATGAAGACGGCGGCGGCGGTGCCATGTTCCCTACCGGCAAGCTGGTCGATGACCTGGAAGTGCCGGGTGTCGGCACCTTCAAGGCGACCCTGATCAACGCTGGCATCCCTACCATCTTCGTAAACGCGGCGGATATCGGTTACACCGGTGCCGAACTGCAGGAGGCCATCAACGGCGACCCGCAGGCGCTGCTGCGTTTCGAGACCATTCGCGCGTATGGCGCCGTGCGCATGGGCCTGATTGAACACGTCGACCAGGCTGCCGGGCGTCAGCACACACCAAAAGTGGCGTTCGTCGCGCCACCGAGCACCTACACTGCGTCCAGTGGCAAGGTGGTGCAGGCAGGTGATATCGACCTGCTGGTACGGGCCTTGTCCATGGGTAAGCTGCACCATGCGATGATGGGGACGGCTGCGGTGGCGATTGGCACTGCGGCGGCCATTCCGGGCACGTTGGTCAACCTTGCTGCTGGCGGGGGCGAGCGCAGTGCCGTGCGCTTCGGGCACCCGTCGGGCACCCTGCGGGTCGGGGCTGAGGCGCGCCAGGTGAATGGTGAGTGGACAGTGACCAAGGCAATCATGAGCCGTAGCGCTCGCGTGCTGATGGAGGGCTGGGTTCGCGTGCCTGGCGATAGCTTCTAACGCACCACTGGCGCTCGGCTTTAGTCCGTTGGGGCCGCCTTGCGGCCCTTTCGCGGCACAAGGCCGCTCCTACAAGGATTGCGTCTTCCCTGTAGGAGCGGCCTTGTGCCGCGAAAGGGCTGCAAGGCCGCCCCGGCCATTCTGAAGGGAGCTGGATATGAGCGCCAACGTAGACCTCAATGACCGCCCGGACTACGACCGGGTGCTGCAAACCCTGGCCGACTACGCTCTCGGCTACCGGGTCGAGTCCCACGAGGCCCTGGATACCGCACGCAACTGCCTGATGGACACCCTCGGCTGCGGCCTGCTGGCCTTGCGCTTCCCCGAATGCACCAAACTGCTTGGCCCTCAGGTGGAAGGCACGCTGGTCCCCAATGGTGCCCGCGTCCCCGGCACCGCCTACCGGCTCGACCCGGTCAAAGCTGCCTGGGACATCGGCTGTACGGTGCGCTGGCTGGACTACAACGACACCTGGCTGGCCGCTGAGTGGGCTCACCCCTCGGACAACCTTGGCGGCATCCTGGCCGTTGCCGATCACTTGTCACAGAAGCATGTCGCCGCGGGTGAGGCGCCGCTGCTGATGCGTGATGTGCTTGAAGCCATGGTCATGGCTCATGAGATCCAGGGTGTGCTGGCACTGGAAAACTCATTCAACCGCGTCGGCCTCGATCACGTGATTCTGGTGAAGGTAGCCTCGACCGCGGTGTGTGCCAGGCTGATGGGGGCCAATCGCGAGCAGATGCTCTCGGCCTTGTCCCATGCGTTTGTCGACGGCCAGGCCCTGCGCACTTACCGCCACGCCCCCAACGCCGGTTCTCGCAAGTCCTGGGCTGCTGGCGATGCTTCCAGCCGTGGCGTGCGCCTGGCTGATATTGCCCTGCGTGGCGAGATGGGGGTGCCGGGTGTGCTTACGGCGCCGCAGTGGGGCTTCTACGACGTGTTGTTCAGCCATACCAACAAGGACCTGGCACTCAAGCCTGCCGGGCAACAGGAGCTGCGCGTGGCGCAGGCCTTGGGCAGCTACGTGATGGAAAACGTGCTGTTCAAGGTCAGTTTCCCCGCCGAATTCCATGCCCAGACCGCCTGCGAGGCGGCAGTGACGCTGCATCCGCTGGTGCGTAACCGTCTGCATGAAATCGACCGCATCGTCATTACCACCCAGGAATCGGCAATCCGCATCATTTCCAAAAGCGGCCCACTGGCCAACGCTGCTGACCGTGACCACTGCCTGCAATACATGGTGGCGGTACCGCTGATCTTCGGCCATTTGGTGGCCGAGCATTATGAGGACGCCTTCCACGCCAACCACCCGAGCATCGACCGCCTGCGCGAGAAGATGGAGGTGGTGGAAGACCCGCGCTTCAGCCGTGAGTACCTGGAGCCGGACAAGCGTTCAATCGCCAATGCACTGCAAGTGTTCTTCAAGGATGGCAGCAGTACGGCGCAGGTCGTGGTGGAGTACCCGATCGGGCACCGTCGGCGGCGTGGGGAGGGTATACCGTTGCTGGAGGCCAAGTTCAGCGCCAACCTGGCAACGCGTTTTGCCCGGCAGCGGTGTGGCGAGATTGTAGAAGTGTGCAAGGATCAGCAGAAGCTGGAAGGTATGGCGGTGCACCGGTTTGTGGATTTGTTCGTGATCTGAGGTTGCCTGTACTGGCCCTATCACCGGCAAGCCAGGCTCCCACAAGTACTCCACAGGTCTTGAGAACGGTGGGGTACTTGTGGGAGCTGGCTTGCCGGCGATAGGGCCGGTACAGGCTGAAACAGAAAAGCCCCGGCATCGCTGCCGGGGCTTTCTTTTACAGCGTGTAACTCAGCTTACGCCTGAACCACCGGGATCTTGGCGTTGGCTGCCGCTTCGCGGAACTCGGCGATCTGGTCGAAGCTCAGGTAGCGGTAAACGTCGGCAGCCATGCTGTCGATGTCTTTCGCGTACTGCATGTACTCTTCGACGGTCGGCAGCTTGCCGATGATCGAAGCGACAGCAGCCAGTTCGGCCGATGCCAGGTACACGTTGGTAGCGTCGCCCAGACGGTTCGGGAAGTTACGGGTCGAGGTGGAAACCACGGTCGAACCGGTCTGCACACGTGCCTGGTTACCCATGCACAGCGAGCAGCCTGGCATTTCCATGCGCGCACCGGCCTTGCCGTAGATGCCGTAGTAGCCTTCTTCGGTCAGCTGGTGAGCATCCATCTTGGTTGGCGGAGCCAGCCACAGACGGGTCGGGATACCGCCCTTGACCTTGTCCAGCAGCTTGCCGGCAGCGCGGAAGTGACCGATGTTGGTCATGCACGAACCGATGAACACTTCGTCGATCTTCTCGCCCTGTACCGAGGACAGCAGGCGGGCATCGTCCGGGTCGTTCGGCGCGCAGAGCACAGGCTCTTTGACGTCGGCCAGGTCGATCTCGATGATTTCGGCGTATTCGGCATCGGCGTCAGCCGACAGCAGCTCCGGCTTGGCCAGCCAGGCTTCCATGGCTTGGGCGCGACGTTCCAGGGTACGTGGGTCACCGTAGCCTTCGCCGATCATCCAGCGCAGCAGGGTGATGTTGGACGTCAGGTACTCGGCAATGGCCTTCTCTGGCAGCTTGATGGTGCAACCGGCAGCGGAACGCTCGGCCGAGGCGTCGGACAGCTCGAAGGCTTGTTCGACGGTCAGTTCGTCCAGGCCTTCGATTTCCAGGATGCGGCCGGAGAAGGCGTTTTTCTTGCCTTTCTTCTCGACGGTCAGCAGGCCCTGCTGGATGGCGTAGTAAGGGATGGCATGAACCAGGTCACGCAGGGTGATGCCGGGTTGCAGTTTGCCCTTGAAGCGCACCAGGATCGATTCTGGCATGTCCAGCGGCATGACGCCGGTGGCGGCAGCGAAGGCCACCAGGCCGGAGCCGGCCGGGAACGAGATGCCGATCGGGAAGCGGGTGTGCGAGTCACCACCGGTACCGACGGTGTCAGGCATCAGCATGCGGTTAAGCCAGCTGTGGATGATGCCGTCGCCTGGGCGCAGCGACACGCCGCCACGGGTGCGGATGAAGTCTGGCAGGGTGTGGTGGGTGGTAACGTCGATCGGCTTAGGATAGGCCGCGGTGTGGCAGAACGACTGCATGACCAGGTCGGCGGAGAAGCCCAGGCACGCCAGGTCTTTCAGCTCGTCACGGGTCATCGGGCCAGTGGTGTCCTGGGAGCCGACGGTGGTCATCTTCGGCTCGCAGTAGGCACCTGGGCGTACGCCCTGGCCTTCTGGCAGGCCACAGGCGCGGCCGACCATTTTTTGCGCCAGGGTGAAGCCCTTGCCGGAATCGGCAGGCTGCTCTGGTTTCTTGAACAGGTCGGAAGCACCCAGGCCCAGCTCGGCGCGGGCTTTTTCGGTCAGGCCACGGCCGACGATCAGCGGGATACGGCCGCCAGCGCGGACTTCATCCAGCAGTACTTCGGTTTTCAGCTCGAAGTTGGTGACCAGTTCGTCGC includes the following:
- the prpC gene encoding 2-methylcitrate synthase (*Name prpC): MAEAKVLSGAGLRGQVAGQTALSTVGQAGAGLTYRGYDVRDLAAGAEFEEVAYLLLYGEPTQAELADYKRKLKGLRDLPQALKEVLERIPRDAHPMDVMRTGCSVLGTLEPELTFEAQRDKTDRLLALFPAVMCYWYRFTHHGVRIDCTSDEDTLGGHFLHLLHGKKPSELHVKVMNVSLILYAEHEFNASTFTARVCASTLSDLYSCVTAAIGSLRGPLHGGANEAAMELIERFQSPQDATAELLRMLERKDKIMGFGHAIYKESDPRNEVIKGWSKQLADEVGDKVLYPVSEAIDKTMWEQKRLFPNADFYHASAYHFMGIPTKLFTPIFVCSRLTGWAAHVFEQRANNRIIRPSAEYVGVEQRQFVPIEQR
- the prpF_2 gene encoding 2-methyl-aconitate isomerase (*Name prpF_2); this translates as MPKTMAHVPQIKIPATYIRGGTSKGVFFRLQDLPEQAQIPGPARDALLLRVIGSPDPYGKQIDGMGGATSSTSKTVILSPSIKPEHDVDYLFGQVSIDKAFVDWSGNCGNLSAAVGSFAISSGLVDPTRIPRNGVATVRIWQANIGKTIIAHVPITEGEVQETGDFELDGVTFPAAEVQLEFLDPAADEDGGGGAMFPTGKLVDDLEVPGVGTFKATLINAGIPTIFVNAADIGYTGAELQEAINGDPQALLRFETIRAYGAVRMGLIEHVDQAAGRQHTPKVAFVAPPSTYTASSGKVVQAGDIDLLVRALSMGKLHHAMMGTAAVAIGTAAAIPGTLVNLAAGGGERSAVRFGHPSGTLRVGAEARQVNGEWTVTKAIMSRSARVLMEGWVRVPGDSF
- the mmgE gene encoding Citrate/2-methylcitrate dehydratase (*Name mmgE), encoding MSANVDLNDRPDYDRVLQTLADYALGYRVESHEALDTARNCLMDTLGCGLLALRFPECTKLLGPQVEGTLVPNGARVPGTAYRLDPVKAAWDIGCTVRWLDYNDTWLAAEWAHPSDNLGGILAVADHLSQKHVAAGEAPLLMRDVLEAMVMAHEIQGVLALENSFNRVGLDHVILVKVASTAVCARLMGANREQMLSALSHAFVDGQALRTYRHAPNAGSRKSWAAGDASSRGVRLADIALRGEMGVPGVLTAPQWGFYDVLFSHTNKDLALKPAGQQELRVAQALGSYVMENVLFKVSFPAEFHAQTACEAAVTLHPLVRNRLHEIDRIVITTQESAIRIISKSGPLANAADRDHCLQYMVAVPLIFGHLVAEHYEDAFHANHPSIDRLREKMEVVEDPRFSREYLEPDKRSIANALQVFFKDGSSTAQVVVEYPIGHRRRRGEGIPLLEAKFSANLATRFARQRCGEIVEVCKDQQKLEGMAVHRFVDLFVI
- the acnB gene encoding Aconitate hydratase B (*Name acnB); protein product: MREITVLEAYRKHIEERAALGIVPQPLNAEQTAGLVELLKNPPAGEEAFLVDLITNRVPPGVDEAAYVKAAFLSAVAKGEAKSPLIDRKHATELLGTMQGGYNIETLVALLDDAELGAVAAEQLKHTLLMFDAFHDVAEKAKAGNAHAKAVLDSWAAGEWFTTRPAIAEKYTLTVFKVPGETNTDDLSPAPDAWSRPDIPLHALAMLKMARDGIEPSQPGSVGPLAQIEAVKAKGFPVAYVGDVVGTGSSRKSATNSVLWFFGDDIPYVPNKRAGGFCFGTKIAPIFYNTMEDAGALPIEFDCTNLGMGDVIDVYPYKGEVRRHGSDELVTNFELKTEVLLDEVRAGGRIPLIVGRGLTEKARAELGLGASDLFKKPEQPADSGKGFTLAQKMVGRACGLPEGQGVRPGAYCEPKMTTVGSQDTTGPMTRDELKDLACLGFSADLVMQSFCHTAAYPKPIDVTTHHTLPDFIRTRGGVSLRPGDGIIHSWLNRMLMPDTVGTGGDSHTRFPIGISFPAGSGLVAFAAATGVMPLDMPESILVRFKGKLQPGITLRDLVHAIPYYAIQQGLLTVEKKGKKNAFSGRILEIEGLDELTVEQAFELSDASAERSAAGCTIKLPEKAIAEYLTSNITLLRWMIGEGYGDPRTLERRAQAMEAWLAKPELLSADADAEYAEIIEIDLADVKEPVLCAPNDPDDARLLSSVQGEKIDEVFIGSCMTNIGHFRAAGKLLDKVKGGIPTRLWLAPPTKMDAHQLTEEGYYGIYGKAGARMEMPGCSLCMGNQARVQTGSTVVSTSTRNFPNRLGDATNVYLASAELAAVASIIGKLPTVEEYMQYAKDIDSMAADVYRYLSFDQIAEFREAAANAKIPVVQA
- the acnM gene encoding Aconitate hydratase A (*Name acnM), which gives rise to MCRERGAKHPLGQTCKPNTVTEPDNDMNTAFRKHLPGTNLDYFDARAAVEAIKPGAYDGLPYTSRVLAENLVRRCDPATLDASLGQLIERQRDLDFPWFPARVVCHDILGQTALVDLAGLRDAIADKGGDPAAVNPVVPVQLIVDHSLAVECGGFDPQAFEKNRAIEDRRNEDRFHFINWTKKAFKNVDVIQPGNGIMHQINLEKMSPVIHSDHGVAYPDTCVGTDSHTPHVDALGVIAIGVGGLEAENVMLGRASWMRLPEIVGVELTGKLAPNITATDLVLALTEFLRKQKVVGAYLEFHGEGARALTLGDRATISNMAPEYGATAAMFAIDQQTIDYLRLTGREEQQVKLVETYAKATGLWADSLGAAVYERTLSFDLSSVVRNMAGPSNPHARVATSDLAAKGIAGSWEEVPGQMPDGAVIIAAITSCTNTSNPRNVIAAGLIARNANRLGLARKPWVKSSLAPGSKAVQLYLEEAGLEKELEQLGFGIVAFACTTCNGMSGALDPVIQQEIIDRDLYATAVLSGNRNFDGRIHPYAKQAFLASPPLVVAYAIAGTIRFDIEKDVLGVVDGKEIRLKDIWPSDEEIDAVVRAAVKPEQFRKVYIPMFAIEEDRGPKVAPLYDWRPMSTYIRRPPYWEGALAGERTLRGMRPLAVLPDNITTDHLSPSNAIMLDSAAGEYLAKMGLPEEDFNSYATHRGDHLTAQRATFANPKLFNEMVRKEDGSVKQGSLARIEPEGKVTRMWEAIETYMQRKQPLIIVAGADYGQGSSRDWAAKGVRLAGVEAIVAEGFERIHRTNLVGMGVLPLEFKPGTDRKTLGLDGSETYDVLGARTPRATLTLVVTRSNGECLEVPVTCRLDTAEEVSIYEAGGVLQRFAQDFLEATA
- the prpB gene encoding 2-methylisocitrate lyase (*Name prpB) — encoded protein: MTLKSTPGQRFRDAVAAEHPLQVVGAINANHALLAKRAGFKAIYLSGGGVAAGSLGLPDLGITGLDDVLTDVRRITDVCDVPLLVDVDTGFGASAFNVARTVRSMSKFGAAAIHIEDQVGAKRCGHRPNKEIVSQQEMVDRIKAAVDARSDDSFVIMARTDALAVEGLNAALDRAEACIEAGADMIFPEAITELQMYKTFADRVKAPILANITEFGATPLYTTEELASVDVSLVLYPLSAFRAMNKAAENVYTALRRDGTQKNVIDTMQTRMELYDAIGYHAFEQSLDALFAQKKG